One Pseudomonas fluorescens genomic region harbors:
- the argC gene encoding N-acetyl-gamma-glutamyl-phosphate reductase, with protein sequence MVKVGIVGGTGYTGVELLRLLAQHPQAEVVVITSRSEAGLAVADMYPNLRGHYDNLAFSVPDVKTLGACDVVFFATPHGVAHALAGELLAAGTKVIDLSADFRLQDAEEWAKWYGQPHGAPELLDEAVYGLPEVNREQIKQARLIAVPGCYPTATQLGFLPLLEAGLADASRLIADCKSGVSGAGRGAAVGSLYSETSESMKAYAVKGHRHLPEIRQGLRRAAGKDVGLTFVPHLTPMIRGIHSTLYATVVDRSVDLQALFEKRYANEPFVDVMPAGSHPETRSVRGANVCRIAVHRPQDGDLVVVLSVIDNLVKGASGQAVQNMNILFGLDERFGLSHAGMLP encoded by the coding sequence ATGGTCAAGGTCGGTATCGTCGGCGGCACGGGTTACACCGGTGTCGAACTGCTGCGTCTGTTGGCACAGCATCCGCAAGCAGAAGTGGTTGTCATCACTTCCCGATCCGAGGCCGGTCTGGCCGTGGCTGATATGTACCCGAACCTGCGCGGCCATTACGACAATCTGGCATTCAGCGTACCGGACGTCAAAACCCTGGGTGCTTGCGACGTCGTCTTTTTCGCCACCCCGCATGGCGTTGCCCATGCATTGGCCGGCGAGTTGCTGGCCGCGGGCACCAAGGTGATCGACCTGTCGGCCGACTTCCGTCTGCAGGACGCTGAAGAATGGGCCAAGTGGTACGGCCAGCCGCATGGCGCGCCGGAACTGTTGGACGAAGCTGTTTACGGTTTGCCAGAGGTCAATCGCGAGCAAATCAAGCAAGCGCGCCTGATTGCCGTACCGGGTTGCTACCCGACCGCTACGCAGCTGGGTTTCCTGCCATTGCTTGAAGCTGGTCTGGCCGATGCTTCGCGTCTGATCGCCGACTGCAAATCCGGTGTGAGCGGTGCCGGACGTGGTGCGGCTGTAGGATCGCTGTACTCCGAGACGTCGGAAAGCATGAAGGCCTACGCAGTAAAAGGTCATCGCCACCTGCCGGAGATTCGCCAGGGCCTGCGTCGCGCAGCCGGTAAAGATGTGGGGCTGACCTTCGTTCCGCATCTCACTCCGATGATCCGCGGTATTCACTCGACGCTTTATGCGACCGTGGTCGATCGCTCGGTGGACCTGCAGGCGCTGTTCGAGAAGCGCTATGCCAACGAGCCGTTCGTCGATGTGATGCCTGCGGGCAGCCATCCGGAAACCCGCAGTGTGCGTGGCGCCAATGTCTGCCGCATCGCGGTTCACCGTCCGCAGGATGGTGATCTGGTGGTGGTGTTGTCGGTGATCGACAACCTGGTCAAAGGCGCATCGGGCCAGGCCGTGCAGAACATGAACATTCTGTTCGGTCTGGATGAGCGGTTTGGGTTGTCGCACGCAGGCATGCTTCCTTAA
- the hemJ gene encoding protoporphyrinogen oxidase HemJ, which yields MLYLWIKAFHIVAIVCWFAGLFYLPRLFVYHAQSEDTISKERFSLMERKLYRGIMGPSMIATLIFGGWLIYLNPGIFSMGGWIHAKLTLVVLLIGYHHMCGAQVKRFARGENTRSHVFYRWFNEVPVLILLAIVILVVVKPF from the coding sequence ATGCTCTATCTATGGATCAAAGCTTTCCACATCGTCGCCATCGTTTGCTGGTTTGCCGGTCTGTTTTACCTGCCACGACTGTTTGTCTATCACGCGCAAAGCGAAGACACGATCAGCAAGGAGCGTTTCAGCCTGATGGAGCGCAAGCTGTATCGCGGCATCATGGGGCCGTCGATGATCGCCACGCTGATCTTCGGTGGCTGGCTGATCTACCTCAACCCGGGCATCTTCAGCATGGGCGGCTGGATCCACGCCAAACTGACTCTGGTCGTATTGCTGATCGGCTACCACCATATGTGCGGCGCACAGGTCAAACGCTTCGCCCGTGGCGAAAACACCCGCAGCCATGTCTTTTATCGCTGGTTCAATGAAGTCCCGGTTCTGATATTGCTGGCTATCGTAATTCTGGTCGTGGTCAAGCCGTTCTAA
- a CDS encoding NAD(P)H-dependent flavin oxidoreductase gives MSLPDLLEQRLRLPVVAAPMFLISNPELVLACCRNGIVGSFPALNQRESSGFKAWLEEIEAGLATLQDPAPYAVNLIVHNSNPRLQADLDICVEHQVPIVITSLGAVKELVDAVHSYGGLVFHDVTTRRHAEKAAEAGVDGLIAVAAGAGGHAGTWSPFALIAEIREFFDKTLLLAGCLNHGHEILAAQLLGADLAYFGTRFIGTSESHAPDAYKEMLLTAKAADIIHTPAVSGVPASFMRQSLQAAGFDLAALQGKGEVNFGDKLKPINDEAKAWKTVWSAGQGVGQIDDLPSVDQLVARLDAEYRQAQARAAQLPARWPR, from the coding sequence ATGTCGCTGCCTGATCTGCTCGAACAACGTTTGCGCCTGCCGGTGGTGGCAGCACCGATGTTCCTGATTTCCAACCCGGAACTGGTGCTTGCCTGCTGTCGCAATGGCATCGTCGGCAGCTTCCCGGCGCTGAATCAGCGTGAAAGCAGCGGCTTCAAAGCCTGGCTGGAAGAGATCGAGGCGGGGCTGGCGACCTTGCAGGACCCCGCACCGTATGCGGTCAACCTGATCGTACACAACAGCAACCCGCGCTTGCAGGCGGATCTGGATATCTGTGTCGAACACCAAGTGCCGATCGTCATCACCAGCCTCGGTGCGGTGAAGGAGTTGGTCGATGCGGTGCATAGCTATGGCGGCCTGGTCTTTCATGACGTGACCACTCGCCGGCATGCCGAGAAGGCCGCCGAGGCCGGCGTGGATGGGTTGATCGCGGTTGCAGCCGGCGCCGGAGGCCATGCTGGCACCTGGAGTCCGTTCGCGTTGATAGCCGAGATTCGCGAATTCTTCGACAAGACGTTATTGCTTGCAGGATGTTTGAACCACGGCCACGAGATTCTCGCTGCTCAGCTGCTCGGTGCGGATTTAGCCTACTTCGGTACGCGATTTATCGGCACCTCTGAAAGTCATGCGCCTGACGCATACAAGGAGATGCTCCTGACAGCCAAGGCCGCGGACATCATTCATACTCCAGCGGTGTCGGGTGTTCCGGCCAGTTTTATGCGCCAAAGCCTGCAAGCCGCCGGTTTCGACCTCGCCGCACTCCAAGGCAAGGGCGAAGTGAATTTTGGCGACAAGCTCAAGCCGATCAACGATGAAGCCAAAGCCTGGAAGACCGTGTGGTCGGCAGGCCAGGGCGTGGGGCAAATCGACGATCTGCCGAGCGTAGATCAGTTGGTCGCACGCCTGGACGCTGAGTATCGTCAGGCCCAAGCGCGCGCTGCTCAGCTGCCTGCACGCTGGCCACGCTGA
- a CDS encoding DUF805 domain-containing protein, with translation MSDPRYKIVFDGALQPGVDITTAKLNLANLFKSDVAAIERLFNGSVVALKRDLSHSDAQTYLQALNKTGIDARIENETAIELSLADVREHAPAVAEPDSPYAPPRASVGENLPPFATLKPFSVEGRIGRLRFLAWTMVLSLVTLPIVGIFALIALGLVSGDSTTGLIIGGIFACFLFIGFFIVSVLFSVQRLHDIGWSGWLWLLNLVPFVGGFFPLVIMVVPGNTGANRYGPPPPPNSTAVKVLCSLWIVFFVLIFAGGILGGFSAVQQEYESNLESSYESGSVTTDEVEVEVEPPAISADDAAEAAQPPVDSAKE, from the coding sequence ATGAGTGACCCCCGCTACAAGATTGTCTTCGACGGCGCTTTACAGCCAGGTGTCGATATCACGACTGCCAAGCTCAATCTGGCGAACCTTTTCAAAAGCGACGTGGCTGCCATCGAGCGCCTGTTCAATGGCAGCGTCGTCGCACTCAAGCGTGATCTCTCCCATAGCGACGCGCAGACGTATTTGCAGGCCCTGAACAAAACCGGAATCGACGCGCGCATTGAAAACGAAACCGCGATCGAGCTGAGTCTCGCGGATGTCCGTGAACACGCGCCTGCGGTGGCAGAGCCGGACTCGCCTTATGCGCCACCCCGCGCCAGCGTAGGCGAGAATCTTCCGCCCTTCGCCACGCTCAAGCCGTTCAGTGTCGAAGGCCGGATCGGTCGCCTGCGCTTTTTGGCATGGACCATGGTTCTCAGCCTGGTGACATTGCCGATTGTTGGCATATTCGCTCTGATCGCTTTGGGTCTGGTCAGCGGCGACTCAACCACTGGCCTGATCATCGGCGGCATATTCGCGTGCTTTCTGTTCATCGGTTTTTTCATCGTCAGCGTTCTGTTCAGTGTCCAACGCCTGCACGATATCGGCTGGTCGGGCTGGCTGTGGCTGTTGAATCTGGTGCCGTTCGTGGGCGGTTTCTTCCCGCTGGTGATCATGGTGGTGCCCGGCAATACCGGCGCCAATCGTTATGGCCCGCCGCCTCCGCCGAACAGCACAGCGGTCAAAGTGCTGTGCTCACTGTGGATTGTCTTCTTCGTGCTGATTTTCGCCGGTGGAATACTCGGTGGCTTCTCCGCAGTCCAGCAGGAGTACGAAAGCAACCTCGAAAGCAGCTACGAAAGCGGCTCGGTGACCACTGATGAGGTTGAGGTCGAAGTCGAACCGCCAGCGATTTCCGCCGACGATGCAGCCGAAGCCGCGCAACCCCCTGTAGACTCTGCGAAAGAATGA
- a CDS encoding SDR family NAD(P)-dependent oxidoreductase, with the protein MTRYALITGASSGIGLAMAEALARRGRSLILVARQRDQLESIAIELTQRFGVEVLFRACDLGEPLRLSGFLLELEEGDRQIDLLVNCAGIGTCGPFLAQDWMTEQDLIEVNILALTRLCHAIGNSMALQGGGQILNVASVAAFNPGPWMSTYFASKAYVLHFSEALRVELKKCAVKVSVLCPGPTRTAFFRTAQLNTEKLDDSNLLMSPEEVALYTVRALDKNRAIIIPGRRNRWLTFLPRLGSRWLNRTIVGMVNKAYCPR; encoded by the coding sequence ATGACCCGTTACGCTCTGATCACTGGCGCTTCCAGCGGCATAGGCCTGGCCATGGCTGAAGCGCTGGCCCGGCGTGGCCGCAGCCTGATTCTGGTGGCGCGCCAACGTGATCAGCTGGAAAGCATTGCGATAGAGTTGACGCAACGTTTCGGCGTTGAAGTGCTGTTTCGCGCCTGCGATCTGGGTGAGCCGTTGCGCTTGTCCGGCTTTCTGCTGGAACTGGAAGAAGGTGACCGACAGATCGATTTATTGGTGAACTGCGCAGGCATCGGCACTTGTGGCCCGTTTCTGGCGCAGGACTGGATGACCGAGCAGGACCTGATCGAAGTCAATATCCTCGCCCTGACCCGCTTGTGCCACGCGATCGGTAACAGCATGGCGTTGCAAGGTGGCGGGCAGATTCTCAACGTCGCCTCCGTTGCCGCATTCAATCCTGGGCCGTGGATGAGCACTTACTTCGCGAGCAAGGCTTATGTCTTGCACTTTTCCGAAGCGCTACGGGTGGAGCTGAAGAAATGCGCGGTAAAAGTCTCGGTGCTCTGCCCCGGCCCGACTCGTACCGCGTTCTTCCGCACCGCACAGCTGAACACTGAAAAACTTGATGACAGCAACTTGCTGATGAGTCCCGAGGAAGTTGCGCTTTACACCGTGCGCGCCCTCGACAAGAACCGCGCGATCATCATTCCGGGACGTCGCAATCGTTGGCTGACGTTTCTGCCGCGCCTGGGTTCGCGCTGGCTCAACCGCACCATCGTCGGCATGGTCAACAAAGCTTACTGCCCGCGCTGA
- a CDS encoding histidine triad nucleotide-binding protein — protein sequence MDTLFTKIINREIPAKIIYEDDQVLAFHDIAPQAPVHFLVIPKKPVRTLNDLTEDDKALAGHILFTAQRLALELGCEEGFRVVMNCNEMGGQTVYHIHMHVLGQRQMTWPPG from the coding sequence GTGGATACTCTGTTCACCAAGATCATCAACCGGGAGATCCCGGCGAAGATCATCTACGAGGACGACCAGGTTCTGGCGTTCCACGACATCGCACCGCAGGCACCGGTCCATTTTCTGGTGATCCCGAAGAAACCGGTACGCACCCTCAATGATCTGACCGAAGACGACAAGGCTCTGGCCGGGCATATCCTGTTCACCGCGCAACGTCTGGCACTGGAACTGGGTTGCGAGGAAGGCTTTCGCGTGGTGATGAATTGCAATGAAATGGGTGGGCAAACTGTCTATCACATTCATATGCACGTGCTCGGTCAGCGCCAGATGACCTGGCCGCCGGGCTAA
- the coq7 gene encoding 2-polyprenyl-3-methyl-6-methoxy-1,4-benzoquinone monooxygenase has protein sequence MTTQRHYSPIDRLLLQADAAMRTLLPFSGQPYRPSPAILQPETQLSDEDTRHVAGLMRINHTGEVCAQALYQGQALTAKLPQVRAAMEHAAEEEIDHLVWCEQRIHQLGSHTSILNPLFYGMSFGIGAVAGLISDKVSLGFVAATEHQVCKHLNEHLEQLPAEDEKSRAILEQMRIDEEHHAESALDAGGFRFPAPVKFGMSILAKVMTKSTYRI, from the coding sequence ATGACTACCCAACGTCACTACTCGCCAATCGACCGACTGCTGCTGCAAGCCGATGCTGCGATGCGCACTCTTCTGCCTTTCAGTGGGCAGCCGTACCGTCCGTCGCCGGCGATTCTGCAGCCGGAAACGCAGCTGAGCGATGAGGACACCCGCCACGTCGCGGGGCTGATGCGAATCAACCATACCGGCGAGGTCTGTGCCCAGGCGTTGTATCAGGGCCAGGCGCTGACCGCCAAGTTGCCGCAAGTGCGGGCGGCCATGGAACATGCAGCCGAGGAAGAAATCGATCACCTGGTCTGGTGCGAACAGCGCATTCACCAGTTGGGCAGTCATACCAGTATCCTGAATCCGCTGTTTTACGGGATGTCGTTCGGCATCGGCGCCGTCGCCGGGCTGATCAGCGACAAAGTCAGCCTGGGTTTCGTCGCGGCAACCGAGCATCAAGTGTGCAAACATCTGAATGAACATCTGGAGCAATTGCCGGCCGAGGACGAGAAGTCCCGCGCGATCCTTGAGCAGATGCGCATTGATGAAGAACATCATGCGGAGAGTGCGCTGGATGCGGGCGGCTTTCGTTTTCCGGCACCCGTGAAGTTCGGGATGAGTATTCTGGCCAAGGTGATGACCAAGAGTACTTATCGGATTTGA
- the speD gene encoding adenosylmethionine decarboxylase — MKSKLKLHGFNNLTKTLSFNIYDICYAETPQDQQAYVEYINQEYNAKRLTQILTEVVEIIGANILNIASQDYEPQGASVTILISEEPVTPTDSQIEESPGPLPEIILAHLDKSHITVHTYPEIHPDDGIATFRVDIDVSTCGVISPLKALNFLIHQFDSDIVTVDYRVRGFTRDVEGNKHFIDHEINSIQNYLSEDTRDAYQMTDVNVYQENLFHTKMLLKNFELDNYLFGDATSNLSPEQRAQVTDRVKHEMLEIFYARNMPT, encoded by the coding sequence GTGAAAAGCAAACTCAAGCTCCACGGGTTCAATAACCTGACAAAGACCTTGAGCTTCAACATCTATGACATCTGCTACGCGGAGACCCCGCAAGACCAGCAGGCTTACGTCGAGTACATCAATCAAGAGTACAACGCGAAACGCCTGACGCAGATTCTCACAGAAGTTGTCGAGATCATTGGTGCCAACATCCTGAACATTGCCAGTCAGGACTACGAACCTCAGGGCGCCAGCGTCACGATTCTGATTTCTGAAGAGCCAGTAACCCCGACTGACAGCCAGATCGAAGAATCGCCGGGCCCGTTGCCCGAAATTATTCTGGCCCACCTCGACAAGAGCCATATCACGGTGCACACCTACCCGGAAATCCATCCGGATGACGGTATTGCCACCTTCCGTGTGGACATCGACGTATCGACCTGTGGTGTCATTTCACCGCTTAAAGCGCTCAATTTCCTCATTCACCAGTTCGATTCGGACATCGTGACCGTGGATTATCGTGTGCGCGGCTTCACCCGTGACGTTGAAGGCAACAAGCACTTCATCGACCACGAAATCAATTCGATCCAGAACTACCTGTCCGAAGACACCCGCGACGCGTACCAGATGACCGACGTCAACGTGTATCAGGAAAACCTGTTCCACACCAAAATGCTGCTGAAGAACTTCGAACTGGACAACTACCTGTTCGGCGACGCCACCAGCAACCTGTCGCCGGAGCAGCGCGCTCAGGTGACCGATCGTGTGAAGCACGAAATGCTCGAAATCTTCTACGCGCGCAACATGCCGACCTAA
- a CDS encoding OsmC family protein has protein sequence MKARIQWAGEAMFLGESGSGHVVVMDGPPDAGGRNLGVRPMEMLLLGVGGCSNFDVVSILKKSRQAVESCEAFLEAERATEDPKVFTKIHMHFVVKGRGLKEAQVKRAIELSAEKYCSASIMLGAAGVAITHDYEIVELG, from the coding sequence ATGAAGGCACGCATCCAATGGGCTGGCGAAGCCATGTTCCTCGGCGAATCCGGCAGCGGTCATGTTGTGGTCATGGACGGGCCGCCAGACGCTGGTGGTCGAAATCTGGGTGTTCGCCCGATGGAGATGCTTCTGCTCGGTGTAGGTGGTTGCAGCAATTTCGACGTGGTCAGCATCTTGAAGAAGTCCCGTCAGGCCGTTGAAAGCTGTGAAGCGTTCCTCGAAGCCGAACGTGCGACCGAAGATCCCAAGGTATTCACCAAGATCCATATGCATTTCGTGGTGAAAGGTCGTGGCTTGAAGGAAGCTCAAGTCAAGCGCGCCATCGAACTGTCCGCGGAGAAATATTGCTCGGCGTCGATCATGCTCGGCGCCGCCGGCGTGGCGATCACCCATGACTACGAAATCGTCGAACTCGGTTGA
- the crp gene encoding cAMP-activated global transcriptional regulator CRP — protein MVAITPTPKIKNLDKLLMHCQRRRHAAKSNIICAGDRSDTLFFIIKGSVTILIEDDDGREMIIAYLNAGDFFGELGLFEQAGQEQERSAWVRAKVECETAEISYAKFRELSQQDPDILYVLSGQIAQRLRNTTRKVGDLAFFDVTGRVARCLLELCKQPDAMTHPDGMQIKVTRQEIGRIVGCSREMVGRVLKDLEERNLVDVKGKTMVVFGTR, from the coding sequence ATGGTTGCTATTACCCCCACACCCAAAATCAAGAACCTCGACAAGCTGTTGATGCATTGCCAGCGCCGTCGCCACGCGGCCAAGAGCAACATCATTTGTGCCGGTGATCGTTCCGATACCCTGTTTTTCATTATCAAAGGTTCGGTCACCATCCTGATTGAAGACGATGATGGCCGCGAGATGATCATCGCTTACCTGAACGCAGGGGACTTCTTCGGCGAGCTGGGCCTGTTCGAGCAGGCCGGCCAGGAACAGGAACGCAGCGCCTGGGTGCGGGCCAAGGTCGAATGCGAAACCGCGGAAATCAGTTACGCCAAATTCCGCGAATTGTCGCAGCAGGATCCGGACATTCTTTACGTCCTCAGCGGACAAATCGCACAACGTCTGCGCAACACCACGCGCAAGGTTGGCGATCTGGCGTTTTTCGATGTCACCGGTCGAGTCGCCCGTTGCCTGCTGGAGTTATGCAAACAACCGGATGCGATGACTCATCCGGACGGCATGCAGATCAAAGTGACCCGTCAGGAGATCGGCCGGATTGTCGGTTGCTCGCGGGAGATGGTTGGTCGTGTGCTCAAGGATCTGGAAGAACGCAACCTGGTCGACGTCAAAGGCAAGACCATGGTGGTCTTCGGTACGCGCTAG
- a CDS encoding lipoate--protein ligase family protein, translating to MSLPTPLTIESGLQAEQDLLASVCAGDAEFGLLFWQPTDRALVMPRRLNRLPGFEHACEVSAAAGWPVLLRETGGEPVPQSASTVNIALVYAPPRSEGDLNRIETGYRRLCDPICQLLDELGGTSSVGEIDGAFCDGRFNVNLDGRKMVGTAQRWRQSQGGQRPVGLVHGAMLLDDERESMVAAVNRFNQACGLEQRVRAQSHIALHEKFNAPQALARLEELFRMMLARIYSA from the coding sequence ATGTCGCTGCCAACCCCCCTGACCATCGAATCCGGTCTGCAAGCCGAACAGGACTTGTTGGCCTCGGTCTGCGCCGGCGACGCGGAATTCGGCCTGCTGTTCTGGCAACCCACCGACCGCGCGCTGGTCATGCCGCGCCGGCTCAATCGCCTACCCGGTTTCGAACACGCATGCGAAGTCTCCGCTGCTGCTGGCTGGCCGGTGCTGCTGCGCGAAACCGGCGGCGAGCCGGTGCCGCAATCGGCTTCGACCGTCAATATCGCGCTGGTCTACGCGCCACCTCGCAGCGAGGGCGATCTGAACCGTATCGAAACCGGCTACCGTCGTTTGTGCGATCCGATCTGTCAGTTGCTGGATGAGTTGGGCGGGACGTCGTCAGTCGGCGAAATCGACGGTGCATTTTGCGACGGGCGCTTCAACGTCAACCTCGACGGCCGCAAGATGGTCGGCACCGCCCAGCGCTGGCGCCAGAGCCAGGGCGGGCAACGTCCGGTCGGCCTGGTGCACGGTGCGATGCTGCTGGATGACGAACGCGAATCGATGGTCGCCGCGGTCAATCGTTTCAATCAAGCCTGCGGGCTGGAGCAACGGGTCAGAGCTCAAAGTCATATCGCTCTGCATGAGAAATTCAACGCGCCCCAGGCATTGGCGCGTCTCGAGGAATTATTTCGAATGATGCTGGCGCGCATCTACAGCGCCTGA
- the trpC gene encoding indole-3-glycerol phosphate synthase TrpC: MSVPTVLEKILARKVQEVAERSARVSLGELESLAKAADAPRGFAQALLTQAKQKQPGVIAEIKKASPSKGVIREDFVPAELAKSYEKGGATCLSVLTDIDYFQGADAYLQQARAACSLPVIRKDFMIDPYQIVEARALGADCVLLIVSALDDVKMAELAAVAKGVGLDVLVEVHDGDELERALKTLDTPLVGVNNRNLHTFEVSLETTLDLLPRIPRDRLVIAESGILNRADVELMEINDVYAFLVGEAFMRAENPGIELQRLFFPERGGPVVSGSTLD, encoded by the coding sequence ATGAGTGTACCGACGGTTCTGGAAAAAATTCTCGCCCGCAAGGTTCAGGAAGTCGCCGAGCGTAGCGCCCGCGTCAGCCTGGGCGAGCTGGAAAGTCTGGCCAAGGCGGCCGATGCACCTCGCGGTTTTGCTCAGGCTTTGCTCACGCAAGCAAAGCAGAAGCAGCCTGGCGTGATTGCCGAAATCAAAAAGGCCTCGCCGAGCAAAGGTGTTATCCGCGAGGATTTTGTCCCGGCTGAACTCGCCAAAAGCTATGAGAAGGGCGGGGCGACCTGTCTTTCCGTGTTGACCGATATCGACTATTTCCAGGGCGCCGACGCGTATTTGCAACAGGCTCGCGCGGCATGCAGCCTGCCGGTGATCCGCAAGGACTTCATGATCGATCCGTACCAGATCGTCGAGGCCCGCGCGTTGGGCGCCGATTGTGTGCTGCTGATCGTCTCTGCACTGGATGACGTGAAAATGGCCGAGCTGGCCGCGGTGGCCAAAGGCGTCGGCCTCGACGTGTTGGTTGAAGTGCACGACGGCGATGAACTGGAGCGCGCGTTGAAAACCCTCGACACACCGTTGGTAGGGGTCAACAACCGTAACCTGCATACGTTTGAGGTCAGCCTGGAAACCACTCTCGACCTGCTGCCGCGCATTCCGCGCGATCGCCTGGTGATTGCCGAGAGCGGCATCCTCAACCGCGCCGATGTCGAACTGATGGAAATCAATGATGTGTATGCGTTCCTGGTCGGCGAAGCGTTCATGCGCGCAGAGAACCCGGGCATTGAGCTGCAGCGTCTGTTCTTCCCGGAGCGTGGTGGTCCGGTAGTAAGCGGTTCGACCCTCGACTGA
- the trpD gene encoding anthranilate phosphoribosyltransferase, producing MNIKTALSRIVEHLDLSTDEMRDVMREIMTGQCSDAQIGAFMMAMRMKSESIDEIVGAVSVMRELADQVELKTLDGVVDVVGTGGDGANIFNVSTASSFVVAAAGCTVAKHGNRAVSGKSGSADLLEAAGIYLNLTPVQVARCIDNVGIGFMFAQTHHKAMKYAAGPRRDLGLRTLFNMLGPLTNPAGVKHQVVGVFTQALCRPLAEVLQRLGSKHVLVVHSKDGLDEFSLAAPTFVAELKNNEITEYWVEPEDLGMKSQSLHGLSVEGPEASLALIRDALGKRKTENGQKAAEMIVLNAGAALYAADLASSLKQGVELAHDALHTGLAREKLEELGAFTAVFKVENEG from the coding sequence ATGAATATCAAGACAGCCCTGAGCCGTATCGTCGAACACCTCGACCTCAGCACCGATGAAATGCGCGATGTGATGCGCGAAATCATGACCGGCCAATGCAGCGATGCGCAGATCGGCGCGTTCATGATGGCCATGCGCATGAAAAGCGAGAGCATCGACGAAATCGTCGGCGCGGTGTCGGTAATGCGCGAGCTGGCCGATCAGGTCGAGCTGAAAACCCTCGACGGCGTAGTTGATGTGGTCGGCACTGGCGGTGACGGTGCAAACATCTTCAACGTGTCGACGGCCTCGTCGTTTGTCGTCGCGGCGGCTGGCTGCACTGTGGCCAAGCATGGCAACCGTGCAGTGTCGGGCAAGAGCGGCAGCGCTGATTTGCTGGAAGCCGCCGGCATTTATCTGAACCTGACGCCAGTGCAGGTCGCACGTTGCATCGACAATGTCGGCATCGGTTTCATGTTCGCTCAGACCCACCACAAAGCCATGAAGTACGCCGCCGGCCCACGTCGCGATCTCGGCCTGCGTACGCTATTCAATATGCTCGGCCCGCTTACGAATCCGGCCGGTGTAAAACATCAGGTCGTGGGAGTGTTCACTCAGGCGCTGTGCCGGCCATTGGCGGAAGTCTTGCAGCGCCTGGGCAGCAAGCATGTGCTGGTGGTGCATTCAAAAGACGGTCTGGACGAATTCAGCCTCGCCGCGCCGACCTTTGTCGCCGAGCTGAAGAACAACGAAATCACTGAATATTGGGTCGAGCCGGAAGATCTGGGCATGAAGAGCCAGAGCCTGCACGGTCTGTCGGTTGAAGGCCCGGAAGCGTCGCTGGCGTTGATACGTGACGCGCTCGGCAAGCGCAAGACCGAGAACGGCCAGAAAGCGGCCGAAATGATTGTGCTCAACGCCGGTGCTGCGCTGTACGCCGCTGACCTGGCCAGCAGTCTGAAACAGGGCGTGGAGCTTGCGCACGACGCTTTGCACACTGGCCTCGCTCGGGAAAAACTCGAGGAGCTGGGTGCCTTTACCGCGGTATTCAAAGTGGAGAATGAGGGATGA
- a CDS encoding aminodeoxychorismate/anthranilate synthase component II — protein MLLMIDNYDSFTYNVVQYLGELGAEVKVVRNDELSIAEIEALNPERIVVSPGPCTPTEAGISIEAIKHFAGKLPILGVCLGHQSIGQAFGGDVVRARQVMHGKTSPVFHEDKGVFAGLNHPLTVTRYHSLIVKHESLPDCLELTAWTQHDDGSVDEIMGLRHKTLNIEGVQFHPESILTEQGHELFANFLKQTGGTR, from the coding sequence ATGTTGCTGATGATCGACAACTACGACTCCTTTACTTACAACGTTGTGCAATACCTCGGCGAGCTGGGCGCCGAGGTCAAGGTCGTGCGCAACGATGAATTGAGCATTGCTGAAATCGAAGCGCTCAACCCTGAGCGCATCGTGGTTTCGCCAGGCCCTTGCACTCCCACCGAAGCCGGCATTTCCATCGAAGCGATCAAACACTTCGCCGGCAAGCTGCCGATTCTTGGCGTCTGCCTCGGTCACCAATCAATCGGCCAGGCGTTCGGCGGCGATGTGGTGCGTGCCCGTCAGGTCATGCACGGTAAGACTAGCCCGGTATTCCATGAGGACAAGGGCGTGTTTGCCGGCCTCAATCATCCGTTGACCGTCACCCGCTATCACTCGCTCATCGTCAAACACGAGAGTTTGCCGGACTGCCTGGAGCTGACCGCGTGGACGCAGCATGATGACGGTTCGGTCGACGAAATCATGGGCTTGCGTCACAAGACCCTGAATATCGAAGGTGTTCAGTTCCACCCCGAGTCGATCCTCACCGAACAGGGCCATGAATTATTTGCCAACTTCCTCAAACAAACCGGCGGCACGCGCTAA